The genomic stretch CGAATGCGGTTCCACTTGGAGGTACAGCCGTAAATAAAGGTTTACGTGTAAGTGCAGTATTATCAATGGCCAGTTTGTCGGTTGAAACAAAGGTGAACCACATGTACCTGTTACCACCCACCACTGTTGAAATCAAATCTGCAGGATTTGACCGGGTTTCTGTGAAGAGTAATGCTCCAATACTATTGAATAATTTACAATCAACAGCCAATACTCCGCCATTGTTCCTGAAATTCCATTCAAGGGTATACCATCCTGTGGCTGTCACATCATAATGATTAGCCAGGGTTGATAAATCGCCTCTGCGAGCAAATGTACTGCCGTTATCCGCAGCTATCACAATCTTACCCGGTTCACCTGCTGCATGGAAGATGAAATCACGCACATGGCCTCCAGCCTGATTACTTACAGCAGTTGTAACATCCCAACCATACGTACTTGCAGCAACTGATGGATCACTCAAATCAAAGTAAACATCAACAGAACTTAAAAAGCCATTTCCAAATGATCCCGAAATACCATTATGACCTCCCAATCTGCTAAATACACCAGAATAGTTATGAGTTAGCGGAAGTGATGTAGAATTTATTACTGCATGAGCTGATCCAGATTTGGATGCAATGCCATCGGTTCCAGTGCTTACTCTGAAGATTTGGCTATTATACTAATTCCAATCAACAGATGGAGATCGTGATAAGTACCACCAACCACGATGGATTTTCAAATCCCTGGTAAAGTCCAAAATCAGTAGCAGTTGCTACATAATTAACCACTGCCGAACAATTTCCTAAATCATTTGTAGTGGTAATATCTGAAGGACAAATCGCAATT from Bacteroidales bacterium encodes the following:
- a CDS encoding HYR domain-containing protein, coding for MGGHNGISGSFGNGFLSSVDVYFDLSDPSVAASTYGWDVTTAVSNQAGGHVRDFIFHAAGEPGKIVIAADNGSTFARRGDLSTLANHYDVTATGWYTLEWNFRNNGGVLAVDCKLFNSIGALLFTETRSNPADLISTVVGGNRYMWFTFVSTDKLAIDNTALTRKPLFTAVPPSGTAFAVGTNAVTVTATDACGKLNTCEFDVTVTDTQNPTISCATPATSYAADAGQCTYIVPGTALDPASNWDNCSIASVVNNKNGTSSLQNAVFALGYNECCLDYN